In a genomic window of Sulfurimonas denitrificans DSM 1251:
- the wecB gene encoding non-hydrolyzing UDP-N-acetylglucosamine 2-epimerase, with the protein MKILTILGARPQFIKAGSVSREIAKHKEIKEIIVHTGQHYDANMSDIFFKEMQIPKPEYFLGIGGKSHGAMTGQMIEKIEEVALEVKPDWIMVYGDTNSTLAGAIVASKLHIKLAHVEAGLRSFNMKMPEEINRILTDRVSNILFCPTDIAVQNLKNEGFENFTCKIVKSGDVMQDGAIFYKNLAVKPVCDIKDDFILCTIHRAENTDDETRLKSIFEALSEIAKERQIILPLHPRTKKIVEDLKLNTQNLTLLDPVGYLEMVWLIDNCSLVMTDSGGVQKEAYFFEKPCITLRDETEWLELVECGVNTLAGADKEKIVEAYKSNLKFKIIYPQKLDLYGSCASEKIIIELLSYE; encoded by the coding sequence ATGAAAATACTCACAATATTGGGAGCGCGTCCTCAGTTTATAAAAGCTGGTAGCGTTTCAAGAGAAATTGCAAAGCATAAAGAGATAAAAGAGATTATAGTCCATACTGGGCAGCACTATGATGCAAATATGAGTGATATTTTTTTTAAAGAGATGCAGATACCCAAACCTGAGTATTTTTTAGGCATTGGTGGGAAGTCTCATGGCGCTATGACTGGGCAGATGATAGAGAAGATAGAGGAAGTTGCACTTGAAGTAAAACCTGATTGGATAATGGTTTATGGCGATACAAACTCCACACTAGCAGGTGCCATAGTAGCTTCAAAACTTCATATAAAACTAGCACATGTAGAAGCTGGTCTGAGAAGTTTCAATATGAAAATGCCAGAAGAGATAAACAGAATACTCACAGATAGAGTAAGCAACATTCTGTTTTGCCCAACAGACATAGCAGTGCAAAATCTTAAAAATGAAGGGTTCGAGAACTTTACATGTAAGATAGTAAAAAGTGGTGATGTTATGCAAGATGGAGCAATTTTTTATAAAAATCTTGCAGTTAAACCAGTATGCGATATAAAAGATGATTTTATACTTTGCACTATTCATAGAGCTGAGAATACAGATGATGAAACAAGATTAAAGAGCATCTTTGAAGCTCTAAGCGAAATAGCAAAAGAGAGACAAATCATTTTACCACTTCATCCAAGAACAAAAAAGATAGTTGAAGATTTAAAATTAAACACTCAAAATTTAACATTACTAGACCCAGTTGGCTATCTTGAGATGGTATGGCTCATAGATAATTGTAGCTTAGTCATGACAGATAGCGGTGGAGTACAAAAAGAGGCATATTTTTTTGAGAAGCCCTGCATCACACTAAGAGATGAGACGGAATGGCTTGAGTTAGTAGAGTGTGGAGTAAATACTTTAGCAGGTGCAGATAAAGAGAAGATAGTAGAAGCCTACAAGAGCAATTTAAAATTTAAAATTATTTATCCTCAAAAATTAGATTTATACGGTAGTTGCGCTAGTGAGAAAATTATAATAGAACTATTGTCTTATGAATAA
- a CDS encoding glycosyltransferase — MKLLLLSDSNSVHTIKWATSLAKSGIDIIIFSLAELSVKDYDNIKNINIKTLGEILSRDESTLSKLKYLKALSAIKEIIKEFQPDILHAHYASSYGLLGALSGFSPFVLSVWGSDVFSFPLKSPLHKFILKYNLKKADKILSTSHVMAKETKLYTNKEIEVTPFGVDMEQFKPMEVKSLFEKDNIVIGTLKALETKYGIEYLIRAFKIVSEKYSNLPLKLLIVGGGSLELELKQLVKDLKIDNKTIFTGKIPFVEVPIYHNMLSLFVSVSQSESFGVAIIEASSCAKPVVVSNVGGLPEVVEDGVSGFVVPPKNPQETAEAIEKLALDKNLRERIGKNGRERVKNLYNWSDNVRQMIGIYEELLK; from the coding sequence ATGAAGCTACTCTTACTCTCAGATTCTAACTCTGTGCACACCATAAAGTGGGCTACATCTTTAGCTAAAAGCGGCATAGATATTATTATTTTTTCTTTAGCAGAGCTGAGTGTAAAAGATTATGACAATATTAAAAATATCAACATAAAAACATTAGGCGAAATTCTCAGTAGAGATGAGAGCACTTTATCAAAGCTTAAATATTTAAAAGCTCTGTCTGCTATAAAAGAGATAATCAAAGAGTTTCAACCCGATATTCTTCATGCACATTATGCTTCTAGCTATGGATTACTTGGGGCTTTGAGCGGTTTTTCTCCCTTTGTTTTGTCTGTATGGGGTAGTGATGTATTTAGTTTTCCTTTAAAATCACCTCTGCATAAGTTCATACTAAAATACAATCTAAAAAAAGCAGATAAGATTTTATCTACTTCACATGTAATGGCAAAAGAGACAAAATTATATACAAACAAAGAGATAGAAGTGACTCCATTTGGGGTAGATATGGAACAATTTAAGCCAATGGAAGTTAAAAGTTTATTTGAAAAAGATAACATAGTTATTGGTACGCTAAAAGCGCTTGAGACAAAATATGGAATTGAGTACTTAATAAGAGCATTTAAAATTGTTAGTGAGAAGTATTCAAACCTTCCTCTAAAGCTTTTAATTGTAGGTGGTGGAAGTTTAGAGTTAGAGCTCAAGCAGTTGGTAAAAGATTTAAAAATTGATAATAAGACAATATTTACTGGAAAAATACCATTTGTAGAAGTTCCAATATATCATAATATGCTATCACTATTTGTATCGGTGTCACAGAGTGAAAGCTTTGGAGTTGCAATAATAGAAGCTTCCTCTTGTGCTAAACCTGTTGTTGTATCAAATGTGGGCGGACTTCCTGAAGTAGTAGAAGATGGAGTGAGTGGCTTTGTGGTACCTCCTAAAAATCCGCAAGAGACGGCAGAAGCTATAGAAAAGTTAGCCTTAGATAAAAATCTAAGAGAACGTATTGGTAAAAATGGCAGAGAAAGGGTAAAAAACCTCTATAATTGGAGTGATAATGTAAGGCAGATGATAGGAATATATGAGGAGTTGTTAAAATGA
- a CDS encoding lipopolysaccharide biosynthesis protein, translating into MINKLRPKSEFRRNILTLMMGTTIAQSIPIAISPILTRIYTPEDFGVFALYMAIAAILSVIATGRYEMAIMLPKKDEDAINIVALSLIISFFVSFISFVIVFVFNVQITNVLKNPEISNWLYFIPITVLLTGIYQSFNYWSNRKKEYKRLAISKVVQSSSSATVNLGMGFNGFGSSGLILGGVFGQSIATAFLIKMVWKIDKSKMEYIKKIKIFALLKKYIKQPKYALPTTLLDTISLKIPTLAISSLYQSLTLVGHYMLVERMLSVPAGLIGGAIGQNFYQEFSNRINSNKKESAKLLLLKVWTLLFAIGIVPTILIFFYAEELFSFLFGENWKEAGVIAAVLVWMYLFSFISSPTSGAYLVLGLQNIGFYFGVAQLIGKVISVSVLVMSNNILLFFYSLAGIEIFLIFLYNIVILNKIYKK; encoded by the coding sequence TTGATAAACAAACTTAGACCAAAATCAGAGTTTCGCCGTAATATTTTAACGCTCATGATGGGCACAACTATAGCTCAATCCATCCCCATAGCCATAAGTCCGATACTCACTCGAATCTATACACCTGAAGATTTTGGAGTCTTTGCGCTCTACATGGCGATAGCAGCAATTCTATCTGTTATCGCAACAGGACGATATGAGATGGCTATAATGCTTCCAAAAAAAGATGAAGATGCTATAAATATTGTCGCACTATCTCTTATCATATCTTTTTTTGTAAGTTTTATATCTTTTGTCATAGTGTTTGTCTTCAATGTTCAAATCACAAACGTACTAAAAAATCCTGAAATATCAAATTGGCTCTATTTTATCCCTATCACAGTGCTACTTACAGGAATTTATCAAAGTTTTAATTACTGGTCAAATAGAAAAAAAGAGTACAAGCGGCTTGCAATCAGCAAAGTGGTGCAAAGCAGTTCAAGTGCTACAGTAAATCTTGGTATGGGATTTAATGGTTTTGGAAGTAGTGGACTTATACTAGGCGGAGTTTTTGGACAGAGTATAGCTACTGCTTTTTTGATAAAGATGGTTTGGAAAATTGATAAAAGTAAAATGGAGTATATTAAAAAAATAAAAATATTTGCATTACTAAAAAAATATATCAAACAACCAAAATATGCTTTGCCAACGACCCTGCTAGACACTATCTCTTTGAAAATACCTACATTAGCCATCTCATCACTATATCAAAGTTTAACATTGGTTGGGCATTACATGTTGGTAGAGCGAATGCTCTCAGTACCCGCTGGGCTAATTGGCGGAGCTATCGGGCAAAATTTTTATCAAGAATTTTCTAATAGGATAAATAGCAATAAAAAAGAGTCGGCAAAATTACTTTTATTAAAAGTTTGGACTCTTTTATTTGCTATTGGCATTGTTCCAACGATTTTGATATTTTTTTACGCAGAAGAACTATTCTCTTTTCTTTTTGGAGAAAACTGGAAAGAAGCGGGTGTAATAGCTGCTGTTTTAGTTTGGATGTACCTATTTTCATTTATATCCTCACCAACAAGTGGTGCTTATTTAGTTTTAGGACTTCAAAATATAGGATTTTATTTTGGAGTAGCTCAATTAATTGGTAAAGTTATTAGTGTTAGCGTATTAGTAATGTCAAATAATATATTGCTATTTTTTTACTCTTTAGCGGGCATAGAGATATTTTTAATTTTTTTATACAACATAGTTATATTGAATAAGATATATAAAAAATGA
- a CDS encoding acyltransferase — protein MTSFFAHESCYIDSSVKIGEKTKIWHFSHILSGSEIGKNCSFGQNCVVGPNVKIGSGVKAQNNISIYEGVEIEDDVFLGPSCVFTNVTNPRAFISRKQEFKKTLLKRGCTIGANATIICGVTIGEYALIGSGTVVNRDVKPYALMVGVPAKQIGWVSKAANTLKFDEDGIATDSFDSSRYKIQNSNLILIEE, from the coding sequence ATGACCTCTTTTTTTGCTCACGAATCTTGCTATATAGATAGCAGTGTAAAAATAGGCGAAAAGACGAAAATTTGGCATTTTTCACATATATTAAGTGGCAGTGAGATTGGTAAAAACTGCTCTTTTGGACAGAACTGTGTAGTGGGACCAAATGTTAAAATAGGCTCTGGGGTAAAAGCCCAAAATAATATCTCGATATATGAGGGTGTAGAGATAGAGGATGATGTTTTTTTAGGTCCTTCTTGCGTGTTTACAAATGTAACCAACCCAAGAGCTTTCATAAGTAGAAAACAGGAATTTAAAAAGACACTACTTAAGCGTGGCTGTACTATTGGAGCAAATGCAACCATAATCTGCGGAGTTACTATAGGCGAATATGCGCTTATAGGAAGCGGAACAGTTGTAAATAGAGATGTAAAACCTTACGCTCTTATGGTTGGCGTTCCTGCAAAACAGATAGGTTGGGTTAGTAAGGCGGCAAATACGCTGAAGTTTGATGAAGATGGCATAGCAACTGATAGCTTTGATAGCAGTAGGTACAAAATACAAAACAGTAATTTAATTTTGATAGAAGAGTGA
- a CDS encoding Gfo/Idh/MocA family protein → MSKKKNFALIGASGYIAPRHMRAIKETGHELLVALDPYDGIGIIDSNFAEADFFTEFECFASFIDQWHRDKKQSIEYITIASPNYLHSSHIRFALLNGAHAICEKPLVLNPKEIDELLAIEAQRGKRVYTILQLRLHDSIIALKNKITKELEKNPSKVYDIDLTYLTSRGKWYFASWKGDEAKSGGIASNIGVHFFDMLSWIFGDVEENIVHVKQADTNAGFIKLSHANVRWFLSVNYNYIPDEVKATGKRTFRSIKVDSEEFEFSDGFADLHTISYKDILNGGGFGLEDARNSINIVSEIRSLTPLGLQGDYHPFCKKVLI, encoded by the coding sequence ATGTCAAAGAAAAAGAATTTTGCTCTAATTGGTGCCAGTGGATATATAGCTCCAAGGCACATGAGGGCTATAAAAGAGACAGGACATGAACTCCTTGTTGCACTTGACCCATATGATGGAATAGGAATCATAGATAGTAACTTTGCAGAAGCTGATTTTTTCACAGAATTTGAGTGCTTTGCAAGCTTTATCGACCAATGGCATAGAGATAAAAAACAGAGTATCGAGTACATAACCATAGCATCGCCAAACTATCTTCATAGCTCCCATATACGATTTGCTTTGCTTAATGGCGCACATGCTATATGTGAAAAACCACTAGTTTTAAATCCTAAAGAGATAGATGAACTCTTAGCAATTGAGGCGCAAAGAGGGAAGAGAGTTTATACTATTTTGCAATTAAGATTGCATGACTCTATCATTGCACTTAAAAATAAAATAACCAAAGAGTTAGAGAAAAACCCTTCTAAAGTTTATGATATTGATTTGACATATTTAACGAGTAGAGGAAAATGGTATTTTGCCTCATGGAAAGGGGATGAAGCAAAAAGTGGCGGCATAGCTTCAAATATTGGAGTTCATTTCTTTGATATGCTCTCTTGGATATTTGGTGATGTTGAAGAAAATATTGTTCATGTAAAACAAGCAGATACAAATGCAGGGTTTATAAAACTAAGCCATGCAAATGTTAGATGGTTTTTGAGTGTAAATTATAACTATATTCCAGATGAAGTAAAAGCGACAGGAAAGAGAACTTTTAGAAGTATCAAAGTTGACTCTGAAGAGTTTGAGTTTAGTGATGGTTTTGCAGATTTGCATACTATTAGTTATAAAGATATACTAAATGGTGGTGGATTTGGATTAGAGGATGCAAGAAATTCTATAAATATAGTTTCAGAGATTCGAAGCCTCACTCCTCTTGGACTTCAAGGTGATTATCATCCATTTTGTAAAAAGGTACTAATATAA